The genomic segment tataattttaaaataaagttttgattttttttaactattttgaaataaggttttgatttttaagaaaagtaatgattttttttaaagaaaactttgattttgcaaaaagaaaaaaaatttcggccACCGTACGCGACAGCTCTACCACCAGAGGCCGGGAAGCTGATGGTCTCTCCGGTGGTAGAGCTATGGCCAACATAGAAGTTGGAAGAGAAAGAggaagaggttttttttttaataatgaggctaaaatgaaagaatgaatagttttttttttcatttataggtgCCAAAAACGGGTAATTTATTCTCACCctcttactttttaaatttacaataaATACTTCGTGTTTTGCAGCAATGCTCTTACTCTCTGACCTATTTACACTtgtaacccttttatttatttaaacattcaatttaatccaaaatttaaaaattaaaagtaaattaattgttaCATCAATCCTCTGTCTTCcacatttttttatcttttagtcctaaaatcaagctatgtcattttgtttccatccttaataaataatttacaattatatcttCCATTTTAGTTGCATTTATGCATTGTATATTTCATGTTAATTATgcactttattttaatgttttatatttattcacactagtataattttatttattcttatttcgtttttatttattttcatgtctatttatatttatttattattatttacacatttcccttacatacattttaatattatttatttatgctactttgattcttttattgtattatgaataaggtgtattatttttattattatcatcatcatgttaaggtcttatttatttcatttatttagtttttctttttattatttccattttgaaatagttttaaattttcattaattttatccaatttaattaattttcctattttattactattcgtTTTAAAAGATGGAACTTTAGGTCATTTTTCCATCCTATAATTGTTGACATGAAGTTAGTTAAGTAGGCGTTATgttttaatgaaaccataaggtTTTTACAATTGGATTTAGATTAGTTCTTAATATCTTACCTACcatttactttataaaaattataaatattatgtaagatattttttagggttattttttagggttttaaattagttttaaatatcGTATAGGATTAGAATCTtaagttaatatgtaaatattttttaggactttattcaagattaaaactaaaaatttttgtaggtgaattgtaaatcatgagtaggtctttctaagtattttattttagaaactttttaagaaagctaataaatattatttaagatttagaattttaaaattttgaggaaTTTAAAtcttagatcaagaattttaaagtaagaaATCATAAACCCGATATAGGGTACTTTCGTAAGATCTTGATAGGTtcaatgttattaattaaatctttttaaataataataataaaagatcgaataagttgtagatgtattttaatatttctcttaattcattggtaatttctaagttttttttagaattctaaaatagaattaattttaggaatCAAAGGTATTTTACTATAATTATTTAGGTATTCTTTAGGGTTCCcgttaaaagtaaaaatctctaatttaattttcaaattagataagtttggtGAGCACATCTTAATCGAGCTACAAGTAAATCAGAGGCGTTTCCTTTAGAGTTTTTATTCAAGATTTCCATAAGATTTTAGCTTAGATTAagacattaatatgcttaaataaaaaaaaatctagctCTTAAGACCCCGTAGGACTATCCCCAGATAGGCATTCTGGAGGTACTATAATCTTCCCCACACGTAATTGTACTCCCGAACCCGAAATTTGGTGATGAGATTGAGTctaaattttttggatttttccgtagtattaattctaaatttttagaCGATAGGTGGCTAACCAACCTAGCCCTAATTAGTTAGTGGCGACTCTACGTAATTTAGTCCCTCCATGTCTAGCTTTGCTTACTAGGCCCCCGTACTCTTATGTAGGCAAAGTTATgacatatattattaatttttttagtagaaataaatagcattaaatgaaaacaaaaaaatcaaacaacTCTGTTTAGTAAAATACtatcaaattgtaaaaactctTGAATAGAAATCAGAGGGTCCTTGAAAAGCGTCAGGCCCAATGGATTATAATAAACGCATTTCGACGTTCGATCAGTAGACATGTTATGAGGTCTAGGAATGTGTCAAATTCTTATCTTCCAAGCCTAATTAAGATAACCACTGATTAATCGTAGCTCCGCCAGATTACTACTGGCAGCGCTTCCTGCAAGTAAGGACTCAACAAGTAGTACATTATTGCATTCGATCTCCAACTATATGTAACCTTTCTCTCATGCTATATGTAGACCTTCAAAAATTGCTCGAGCTTCGATGCGAAAAATTATTTCCTTGCCCACTTTCAATGAATAACCGCATAACCAATTTTCATCTGCATTTTTAAATACTCCTCCAATTGAAGCATTATCATCATTAAATGATGTTGCTCCATCCGAGTTCATCTTAATCAATCCTGGTTCTGGAGGTGACCAACACTTTGACAATACCGAGGTGAACGACTGAGGTACCCGTGAGTTTTGCAATAGTAACTCCTTGTGATTCTTCTATAACAACcaacaaaaaattgaaaagaaagaatGCCATTCAAAATCCTCCTCCCCCCACTTCATGGGATTCCTCAAATTCCATAATAGCCAACTGTTATGCGCTAAGGAGAAAAACGTTCTTCGAACAAATATTGGTAGCACAAAGAGCTAAACAACTTCCACATCTAGGATAGTAACTCTCACTCGTCATATGTCTCCTCATACATTCTCCATTCGTCAAAAGCTTATCTTGCCAGAATATCCAAAGAAATGATTGGACTCTTTGGGGTGTTTTTGTTTTCCAAATCAAATGCCAACAATTGGAAGATCCACCAGCATCCATTTGGAATAAATTCTTGTAGGTCTCTGCAGTAGAGAACATATCTTTATTCATCCATTTCTAGGTTGTTACCCACATCAACTAATGGAGGTACCATTAAGGCAATGAGGGCAACAACATTAGCAAGAAGAAAAATATGTAACCCATTCTAGCCCTAGTCGCCACTAGCCGTCACCACATCATTTATACACAGAGTATCATCAGGATGTCCAACTCCTTGAAAGAAATCCCTTAGTTTCCCAACTTGATGGACCCAAACATCATTCTGAAATTTTATCAAGCAATCATTTCCTAATGGCCAATACACATTTTCTATCATATCCGGCCACACTTTCGCCAAAGATCTCCATATGTAAGAGCAATTGCTTCTAGTAATGGTAATCAGCATCACCCTATGGAATTTATATTTGCTCCTAACTAACTATGCCCACAAGGTGTCAATAATGGATAAAATCTGGAAACCCAACTTCATCAAGAAAATCTTATTCTGAACAACCAAGCTTCGGATCCCTAGCCCTCCGTAATCTATTGATCTGCAGTAGTCACTCCAAGGGACAAGTGCTGGTATCCTTGACTCCAAAGTCGAACCCCAAATGAAATGATGGGCAACCTTTTCAATTTTATTACAACAGAAATTGGGTTGCGAACTATGCTTATAAAATAGTTGGGGATAACAAGCAAAACAAATTTTGCCAAGGTTATTCTACTTGCTAACAACAACTTTCTGGCCTCCCAACCATTCAACTTCTTGTGAACCTTGCACACTATAAAATCAAATGATTTTCTTGTGACTCTTTTGTGCAATAGAGGCATACCAAGATAAACACCAAAATCCTCAACTCGCAACATACCGTTAatgttaaagtgattatcttaatatttaatttaatttaatgtttatctacattctattattttaataagatttaatattaaattaatataatatttatctaaatattagattaaacttaatattaaagtgattaagtttaatcatagttgaagtCTCTAAACTCTCCCGATATAAAGAAAGCCTTGGATAATTATTTAAGCACACTTgagttcaagagaaagttgtagagagaaaattctctgaagagattattccagaaaaaattttagagatatttttttaatttagaactTGATCCAAAAGttattacaaaattaccccactggtaatttttgtgaaaatttttctaattcgAAACGAGCCCACACTCAAcaaacgtgagcttgaggataccgaaaaagactactcggtcgaagcgctcatcctagacgaattaaaaaggtacaattttgattaagtgtttattactttagatatcaaaaccaagatcttgttttggaaaaaattttaaactctagtttttccctaaatttattttccactaCATTTTTCAAACCCATTTTTCCAACAAGAAGAATACTTGGAATTTCTTTTCATTACCTTTTGACCAGAGAAATggaaaattaaacttagaatttctTTTACGTAAGATACTTGAACCTTGTTAGCTTCGCAAAAGAGAAGGAGATCTTCTGCAAAGAATAAGTGAGATAAAACAAGACCCCTTATTGATAGATATAATGGTGACCAACTTCCACGTTTTACAACTTTGTCAATGAGATGTCCCAATCTATGACACATAACACAAAAAGATAAGGTGACAGAGGATCACCTTGCCTTATTCCTCACATTAGAAAATGCATTAGTGGCTGAACCATTCCACATAATCTGAAATGGCGTAAAAGACACACAATTCATGATTACAGTGATCAATAATGGAGGCAAGCCTTCATAGAAAGTATCCTCTAAGAAATCCCATCTAATTTTATTATAAGCCTTCTCCAAATCTATCTTAAGGGTCATTCCAAGCTTGTTACTTCTAAATCCTCTCAAAGAGTGTATAGCTTCCTGAGCTACAACAATATTATCCACAATACTTCTCCCTGGGACAAAACTAGCTTGATTTTGTGACGTAACTTTCACCATCAAAGGGCTCAACCTATTGACCAACACCAAAAGTCAAGATCTTACACACCACGTTACATAAGCTTATAGGTCTAAATTGGTTTCTGGAACCTGAATTTTAGGTAACAACACTATCAAAGTTCTATTCAAAGTAGGCTCTAACGGCTTACCATCCAAAATTTGACGCACAAGACAGCAACTTGATTGGCCTACAATATCCTAGTTAGATTGGTAGATTTTAGCATGGAAACCATCTATACTAGGGGTTTTCAAAGGAGACATACCAAAAACTTCCCTGTGTATCTCATCATTAGAAATAGTGAGGAGCAAACCATCTTTATCGACCGAGGTAATTTTAGGAAACGCACCATGACAAGGTAATACCCCACAAACTGAATAATTTATGGAATATAGATCCTTGAAAAACTCCATCTCATGCTTTTTCATCTCTTCCCCATCAAAGACCCAATTATTTCCAATTTTGAGCTCATCTATCCTGCTTCGCTTTTGTCTTGCCAAACTACACTTGTGGAAATAACTAGTATTTCTAACTCCATAATTGAGCCATTTCGTTCTTGACTTTTGGAACAATAGGAGCTCCTCATGCTTTAGAACTTCCTTTAACTTCTGTCGAATATCCAATTACCGTTTCTGAAGTCTGACTGATGTTCTTAAGTTGAGAATTTTCTGCACCCGATTCAATTCAGTAAATAAGCTCTGTTTTCTTACAAATAAATTCCCATAGAATTTTTTATTCCAATCTTGAATTGCAATTTGGAATCTCTCCACATTAGTCATGATCCCCTCATCATTCCTCCAATGCTGTTTGACAAATCCTTTAAAATCAACATGCAACATCTAGCTATCAAGACATCTAAAAGGTCTATAACCTTTAGTAGGCTCGGGTTTAAAAGATACCAAGACTGGTTTATGGTTAGATTCCAGACGATAGAGGTTGTGTACCAAACAATTAGGAGCAAAAGAGTCCCATTCAGAATTACAAATAGCTCTGTCAAGCCTCTGCGATAAAAAACCCTTGCTCCACATAAATTTGGGACCACTATAACCCAAATCACGCAAGCCATTATTAAAAATGAATTCTTGAAACCATTTACGGCCAACCTGAGAAATTGACGCTCCCTCAATTCTATCTAAACCATCCAAAATAGAATTAAAGTCGTCGGCAATCAACCACAGATCTTTAATTGATTCAGCCATGACATTAAGAACTTTCTAAAGGCCCTTCCTCGTACTCGACTGTGGGATAGCATAAACTGCAGTACATAAAAAACACAAAGAGCCTTGTGCATTCATGATTCGCATATGCACCAATTGGGGAGTAAAACATACAATGTCCACCGCAATCGATTCATTCCATAAGATCCAAATACCTCCTGCAAAACCATTTGCTTCAATCCGAAATGATCTATTCATACCAATTCGTGAAACAATTTTATCAGCTCAATCACCACTAGTCCGGGTTTCGAAAAGACATATGACATCTAGATGTACTTCTTTCATATACTCAGAAACGAAATTATCAAAGCTGGGCACCTTGACAGTTCCAAAAAATAAGTTTTGTATCCATAAATATAAAAAGTGATAAAATTCCTCAACAAGATAGAATCAACAGCTAGTTTCGGCACTAATTGAATCCATACCTCCAAACTGCTCAGTTACCATGGTTGTATCGACTTGCAAACTGATGCTAGCAGGATCTCTATCTAATCCACCAACAATTTCTTCCATGGCTACCTCTACCTCTACGTCTACTATTTCTATTTCTAGATCAACAAATGAACTATCTGGTGGTTTCTTCCACTATTAATTTCCTTCCACAAAGATTGAGGAATTCTACTTCGGTGCAACCTCTCCAACGAAACCAATTCCAAAACAGAACAATCGTTTTTCCTTACCTATCATCATACCCATTAATTCTTTGCCTGTCGATACCACAGATTGTTCTATACCACCAACCTGAATGGCCTGGTGATTTATAGCATTTAGATGGTTCGAAATCTGAACGGGATTGAAACCCCCCACATCAATCACCTTGTCCACCTTATCATGGGCCATAGAGGAGCCATCATCAAATTTTTTCTGGTTAAGCCCTGATGTTTCCCCATTAGAATTAATGGGTTTCAAAATTTTTGGCCCAACTTTAGGCCTATGTCCAATAAGAACTCCTTTACCTTTCCTATTCGGCCCCATCTTCCTAACCCCATTTGCTCCCTTAGTCATCATTTTTGCCATTCGATCTCCTACATATCTTCAACCTGCCCACTAAATACGTCTTGATTCAATCCATCTTCCTTTTCCAGAATTGAAAATCTAGATCCTCCTTGATTGGCTCTTCGGCCACTGTTTCTAGGTTCACCGTTGCTCCGGGCCTTTCCCCCACGATGCCTCTCAACCAACATCTAAGGGCCAAAGGCCTCTTCCTCCACTCGCTTCTAGATACCCGATGAAACCCCAACTATTCCTAACGATTCATTTTCCTTGCCCGGTTGCGGTCCTTTCGTGCCAATGCAACCTTCAGAGCTATGGCTGTATAAACCACACTGAAAACAGACGTTCCGTAATGATTCATACTCAACCCGCTGTAATTGATCATTGATTCTCACTTTTGAAATTAACAGTTTCTGCAGATCAACACAGACCGCTAATCTAGTAAACTGACCCTTCCTTTCAAGATTCGTATTAATATTGAGTTTGATAACTGGTCCAATAATCTGCCCAATAGCTCTGAGCAAGACCTTTGAGTAGAACCCTTCAAGTAAACCTGGTAATCTAATCCAAACAACTTGAATACTCATATCAGCATTCGTGGATGAAAAATCCAGAGACCATGGACGAACCGTCAGATAATTACCATAAACAACCCAAGGGCCTCCTGTTAACACATTTTTATAGTCATCTGTATCATCAAACTGAACCAAGTAAAACTCATTATCCAAATCCATGAGTTGGAATGAGCCTTTGGGTTTCCACAGAAGCGTAATCTTTTTGCTAAGTGCATTAAACCCAATTTTGGACCCTAAAAGCTTGACGATCACAGTTCTTGACATTTTACGCTCAATAAATTTGTGAACACGATTCGAAAACGTTACCAATGGAACTCCGTCCACCATTTCATAACCACGTCCCCATCTTGCAGTTCAAAACCTTCTTCCATTCTAGTATGTTGTACTGCCTCATGGACATCCCCCATTAGCGTTGCCTTATATGTGATTCTAGTTGTATCCTGGTTTTGGATTTGCTGACCATCTCCATCAACTGTTGGATCATCCGCTTCTTGTGATGACTCCGGTCGCCTTTTCACTTTCTTAGTTACTCTCCTAATGCCGGTATTAGGCCTGCCACCATTATTGTCCACCATCGCCAATATCCCAAGCTAAAAATTAccctaaaaaatatttattttaaaaataatatattattaaataataaaataattaatctataaaataatgaattaagcataaaaattttaatactaaaatgAGAAAACAAGTATACTTCGGGTGCCAAATCATACATTAAGCCTAAAAATGGTGGTAAGATTTAAGAAACAAGTTCATACATCGTGAGCCTAATACAAGAAATTGACTCCAAATATTCTGCTACTTGAACCTCCGCTGTTCATGAAACTTGCAAGGCCCATTTCGCGACGTTTCACCAGCTTCTCATCCCGTTTAAAACCAGATCGAGTAACCAAGAATCCCCTGTCTATCACCGTCGCTAAAGAGCTTCACGCGTATTTAATCAAGACCCACCGCCACGATGATTCCTCTTCAATATCTTCCGTTATCAGAGCTTACTGTCTTGCTCCCTTTCATTTGCACAAAGCCTATCTcgttttcaatcaaattaaactaCCCACTTTGTTAAACTTTAATCTCATGATCCGTGGTTTTTCCCAGAGTACCCAACCCATTGAAGCTATTAAAATCTATTACAAAATGTACTGTTTCCACGGTT from the Gossypium hirsutum isolate 1008001.06 chromosome D09, Gossypium_hirsutum_v2.1, whole genome shotgun sequence genome contains:
- the LOC107892690 gene encoding uncharacterized protein, which gives rise to MSRTVIVKLLGSKIGFNALSKKITLLWKPKGSFQLMDLDNEFYLVQFDDTDDYKNVLTGGPWVVYGNYLTVRPWSLDFSSTNADMSIQVVWIRLPGLLEGFYSKVLLRAIGQIIGPVIKLNINTNLERKGQFTRLAVCVDLQKLLISKVRINDQLQRVEYESLRNVCFQCGLYSHSSEGCIGTKGPQPGKENESLGIVGVSSGI